Proteins from one Streptococcus mitis B6 genomic window:
- the fabZ gene encoding 3-hydroxyacyl-ACP dehydratase FabZ → MIDIQGIKEALPHRYPMLLVDRVLEVSEDTIVAIKNVTINEPFFNGHFPQYPVMPGVLIMEALAQTAGVLELSKPENKGKLVFYAGMDKVKFKKQVVPGDQLLMTATFVKRRGTIAVVEAKAEVEGKLAASGTLTFAIGN, encoded by the coding sequence ATGATCGATATTCAAGGAATCAAAGAAGCCCTTCCCCACCGTTATCCTATGCTCCTAGTGGACCGTGTGTTGGAAGTGAGCGAGGATACCATTGTTGCCATCAAAAATGTGACCATCAATGAGCCCTTCTTTAACGGCCATTTTCCTCAATACCCAGTTATGCCAGGTGTTCTGATCATGGAAGCCTTGGCGCAAACAGCTGGTGTGTTGGAGTTGTCAAAACCTGAAAATAAAGGAAAACTGGTCTTTTACGCTGGTATGGACAAGGTTAAGTTCAAGAAGCAAGTTGTGCCTGGAGACCAATTGCTTATGACAGCGACTTTTGTAAAACGTCGTGGCACCATTGCCGTGGTTGAAGCAAAGGCTGAAGTGGAAGGCAAGCTTGCAGCTAGTGGTACTCTTACCTTTGCAATTGGGAACTAA
- the accB gene encoding acetyl-CoA carboxylase biotin carboxyl carrier protein, whose protein sequence is MNLNDIKDLMAQFDQSSLREFSYKNGTDELQFSKNEARMVSEVAAQVAPAPVLATPSPVAPSSASAETVVEEVPASAEASVAAEGDVVESPLVGVAYLAAGPDKPAFVSVGDNVKKGQTLVIIEAMKVMNEIPAPKDGVVTEILVSNEEMVEFGKGLVRIK, encoded by the coding sequence ATGAATTTAAATGATATTAAAGACTTGATGGCTCAATTTGACCAGTCAAGTTTGAGAGAATTTTCTTATAAAAATGGGACGGATGAGTTGCAGTTTAGCAAGAATGAAGCGAGAATGGTGTCTGAAGTTGCAGCTCAAGTCGCTCCAGCGCCCGTTCTAGCAACACCAAGTCCAGTAGCTCCTTCATCTGCTTCAGCAGAAACTGTAGTGGAAGAAGTTCCTGCTTCAGCTGAAGCAAGTGTGGCTGCTGAGGGAGATGTTGTAGAAAGCCCACTTGTTGGGGTGGCTTACTTGGCTGCTGGTCCAGATAAACCTGCCTTCGTTTCAGTTGGTGATAATGTTAAAAAAGGTCAAACATTGGTGATTATCGAAGCCATGAAAGTCATGAATGAAATTCCAGCACCTAAGGATGGCGTGGTAACGGAAATTCTCGTTTCTAACGAAGAAATGGTTGAGTTTGGTAAAGGATTGGTACGAATCAAATGA
- the fabF gene encoding beta-ketoacyl-ACP synthase II — MKLNRVVVTGYGVTSPIGNTPEEFWNSLTTGKIGIGPITKFDHSDFDVHNAAEIQDFPFDKYFVKKDTNRFDNYSLYALYAAQEAVNHANLDVEALDKDRFGVIVASGIGGIKEIEDQVLRLNEKGPKRVKPLTLPKALPNMASGNVAMRFGANGVCKSINTACASSNDAIGDAFRSIKFGFQDVMLVGGSEASITPFAIAGFQALTALSTTEDPTRASIPFDKDRNGFVMGEGSGMLVLESLEHAEKRGATILAEVVGYGNTCDAYHMTSPHPEGQGAIKAIKLALEEAEISPEQVAYVNAHGTSTPANEKGESGAIVAVLGKEVPVSSTKSFTGHLLGAAGAVEAIVTIEAMRHNFVPMTAGTSEVSDYIEANVVYGQGLEQEIPYAISNTFGFGGHNAVLAFKRWENK; from the coding sequence ATGAAACTAAATCGTGTAGTAGTAACAGGTTATGGAGTGACATCTCCAATCGGAAATACACCAGAAGAATTTTGGAATAGTTTGACAACTGGAAAAATCGGAATTGGTCCAATTACAAAATTTGATCATAGTGACTTTGATGTGCATAATGCAGCAGAAATCCAAGATTTTCCTTTTGATAAATACTTTGTTAAGAAAGATACCAATCGTTTCGATAACTACTCTTTGTATGCCTTGTACGCAGCCCAAGAAGCCGTTAATCATGCCAATTTAGATGTAGAGGCTCTTGATAAAGATCGTTTTGGTGTTATCGTGGCCTCTGGTATTGGTGGAATCAAAGAAATTGAAGATCAAGTGCTTCGACTCAACGAAAAAGGGCCAAAACGTGTGAAACCATTGACCCTTCCAAAAGCCTTGCCAAATATGGCTTCAGGAAATGTTGCTATGCGTTTTGGAGCAAACGGTGTTTGTAAATCCATCAATACTGCCTGCGCTTCATCAAATGACGCGATTGGGGATGCCTTCCGCTCAATTAAGTTTGGTTTCCAAGACGTTATGTTGGTAGGTGGTTCAGAAGCCTCTATCACACCTTTTGCTATTGCTGGTTTCCAAGCCCTAACTGCTCTCTCAACTACAGAGGATCCAACTCGTGCTTCTATCCCATTTGATAAGGACCGTAATGGGTTTGTTATGGGTGAAGGTTCAGGGATGTTGGTCCTTGAAAGTCTTGAACACGCCGAAAAACGTGGCGCTACTATCCTGGCTGAAGTGGTTGGTTACGGAAATACTTGTGATGCCTACCACATGACTTCACCACATCCAGAAGGTCAGGGAGCTATCAAGGCCATCAAACTAGCCTTGGAAGAAGCTGAGATTTCTCCAGAACAAGTAGCCTATGTCAATGCTCACGGAACATCAACTCCTGCTAATGAAAAAGGAGAAAGTGGTGCGATTGTGGCTGTTCTTGGTAAGGAAGTACCTGTATCATCAACCAAATCATTCACAGGACATTTGCTGGGGGCTGCAGGTGCAGTAGAAGCTATCGTCACAATCGAGGCTATGCGTCATAACTTTGTACCAATGACAGCTGGCACAAGCGAAGTATCAGACTATATCGAAGCCAATGTCGTTTATGGACAAGGCTTGGAGCAAGAAATTCCATACGCTATTTCAAATACCTTTGGTTTTGGTGGCCACAATGCAGTTCTTGCTTTCAAACGTTGGGAGAATAAATAA
- the fabG gene encoding 3-oxoacyl-[acyl-carrier-protein] reductase yields MQLENKNIFITGSSRGIGLAIAHKFAQAGANIVLNSRGAISEELLAEFSNYGVKVVPISGDVSDFADAKRMVEQAIAELGSIDVLVNNAGITQDTLMLKMTEADFEKVLKVNLTGAFNMTQSVLKPMIKAREGAIINMSSVVGLMGNIGQANYAASKAGLIGFTKSVAREVANRNIRVNAIAPGMIESDMTAVLSDKVKDAMLAQIPMKEFGQAEQVADLTVFLAGQDYLTGQVVAIDGGLSM; encoded by the coding sequence ATGCAACTAGAAAATAAAAATATCTTTATTACAGGTTCGAGTCGTGGAATTGGTCTTGCCATTGCCCACAAGTTTGCTCAAGCAGGAGCCAATATTGTTTTAAACAGTCGTGGGGCAATCTCAGAAGAATTGCTTGCTGAGTTTTCAAACTATGGTGTTAAGGTGGTTCCTATATCAGGAGACGTGTCAGATTTTGCAGACGCTAAGCGTATGGTTGAGCAAGCTATTGCAGAGCTGGGTTCAATAGATGTTTTGGTCAACAATGCAGGGATTACCCAAGATACCCTTATGCTCAAGATGACAGAAGCGGATTTTGAAAAAGTGCTCAAGGTTAACTTGACTGGTGCCTTTAACATGACACAATCAGTCTTGAAACCGATGATAAAAGCCAGAGAAGGTGCTATCATTAATATGTCTAGTGTTGTTGGTTTGATGGGGAATATCGGCCAAGCTAACTATGCAGCTTCTAAGGCTGGTTTGATTGGTTTTACCAAGTCTGTGGCGCGTGAAGTGGCCAATCGCAATATCAGGGTTAATGCTATTGCACCTGGAATGATTGAGTCCGATATGACAGCTGTCCTATCAGACAAGGTAAAAGATGCCATGCTGGCCCAAATTCCCATGAAAGAATTTGGACAGGCAGAACAGGTTGCAGATTTAACCGTATTTTTAGCAGGCCAAGATTATCTAACTGGTCAAGTGGTTGCCATTGATGGTGGCTTAAGTATGTAG
- the fabD gene encoding ACP S-malonyltransferase: MTKTAFLFAGQGAQYLGMGRDLYDHYPIVKETIDQASQVLGYDLRHLIDREEAKLNQTRYTQPAILATSVAIYRLLQEKGYQPDMVAGLSLGEYSALVASGALDFEDAVALVAKRGAYMEEAAPAGSGKMVAVLNTPVEVIEEVCRKASELGVVTPANYNTPAQIVIGGEVVAVDRAVELLQEAGAKRLIPLKVSGPFHTALLEPASQKLAETLAQVSFSDFTCPLVGNTEATVMKKEDIARLLTRQVKEPVRFYESIAVMQEAGVTNFIEIGPGKVLSGFVKKIDKTAKLANVEDQASLETLLENK, from the coding sequence ATGACTAAAACAGCCTTTTTATTTGCTGGCCAAGGTGCCCAGTATCTAGGTATGGGACGGGATCTCTATGATCACTACCCTATTGTCAAAGAAACGATTGATCAAGCGAGTCAGGTACTCGGATATGATTTGCGTCATCTCATCGATAGGGAAGAAGCAAAACTTAACCAGACCCGCTATACGCAACCAGCTATTTTAGCGACTTCAGTTGCTATTTACCGCTTATTGCAAGAAAAGGGCTATCAGCCTGATATGGTTGCTGGTTTGTCTCTTGGAGAATACTCTGCCTTGGTGGCCAGCGGTGCCTTAGATTTTGAAGATGCGGTAGCCTTGGTTGCTAAGCGTGGCGCCTATATGGAAGAAGCGGCTCCTGCTGGCTCTGGTAAGATGGTGGCAGTTCTCAATACACCAGTAGAGGTTATTGAAGAAGTTTGTCGAAAAGCTTCTGAACTTGGAGTGGTTACCCCAGCCAACTATAATACACCTGCACAAATAGTGATTGGTGGTGAGGTGGTTGCGGTTGACCGCGCAGTAGAACTCTTGCAGGAAGCTGGTGCCAAACGCTTGATTCCTCTCAAGGTATCAGGTCCCTTTCATACTGCTCTCCTTGAGCCTGCTAGCCAAAAACTAGCTGAAACTCTAGCTCAAGTAAGTTTTTCAGATTTCACTTGTCCCCTAGTTGGTAATACAGAAGCTACGGTCATGAAAAAAGAAGACATTGCTCGACTTTTGACGCGTCAGGTCAAGGAACCAGTTCGTTTCTATGAAAGTATTGCGGTTATGCAAGAAGCAGGCGTAACCAACTTTATCGAGATTGGACCGGGGAAAGTCTTGTCAGGCTTTGTGAAAAAAATTGATAAGACAGCTAAACTAGCCAATGTTGAAGATCAGGCTAGTTTGGAAACTTTGCTAGAAAATAAGTAA
- the fabK gene encoding enoyl-[acyl-carrier-protein] reductase FabK, which produces MKTRITELLNIDYPIFQGGMAWVADGDLAGAVSKAGGLGIIGGGNAPKEVVKANIDKIKSLTDKPFGVNIMLLSPFVEDIVDLVIEEGVKVVTTGAGNPSKYMERFHAAGITVIPVVPSVALAKRMEKIGADAVIAEGMEAGGHIGKLTTMTLVRQVAAAVSIPVIAAGGIADGEGAAAGFMLGAEAVQVGTRFVVAKESNAHPNYKEKILKARDIDTTISAQHFGHAVRAIKNQLTRDFEKAEKDAFKQENPDLEIFEQMGAGALAKAVVHGDVDGGSVMAGQIAGLVSKEETVEEILKDLYYGAAKKIQEEASRWAGVVRND; this is translated from the coding sequence ATGAAAACGCGTATTACAGAATTATTGAACATTGATTATCCTATTTTCCAAGGAGGGATGGCCTGGGTTGCTGATGGTGATTTGGCAGGAGCTGTTTCTAAGGCTGGAGGACTAGGGATTATCGGTGGGGGAAATGCCCCTAAAGAAGTTGTCAAGGCAAATATTGATAAAATCAAATCATTGACTGATAAACCCTTCGGTGTCAACATCATGCTTTTGTCTCCCTTTGTGGAAGATATTGTAGACCTCGTTATCGAGGAAGGGGTTAAGGTAGTTACAACAGGCGCAGGAAATCCAAGCAAATACATGGAACGTTTTCATGCTGCTGGTATAACAGTCATTCCTGTTGTACCAAGTGTTGCCCTAGCTAAACGCATGGAAAAAATCGGTGCGGACGCTGTTATTGCAGAAGGAATGGAGGCTGGGGGGCATATCGGTAAATTAACAACCATGACCTTGGTGCGTCAAGTGGCGGCAGCTGTATCTATTCCTGTTATTGCTGCAGGAGGGATTGCGGATGGTGAAGGTGCTGCGGCTGGCTTTATGCTAGGGGCAGAGGCTGTTCAGGTTGGAACGCGTTTTGTCGTTGCAAAAGAGTCTAATGCCCATCCAAATTACAAGGAGAAAATTTTAAAAGCTAGAGATATTGATACCACGATTTCAGCCCAACACTTTGGCCATGCTGTTCGAGCTATTAAAAACCAATTGACTCGTGATTTTGAAAAAGCTGAGAAAGATGCCTTTAAACAAGAAAATCCAGATTTGGAAATTTTTGAACAAATGGGAGCAGGTGCTCTAGCCAAAGCGGTTGTTCACGGAGATGTGGATGGAGGCTCTGTCATGGCAGGTCAAATTGCAGGCCTTGTTTCCAAAGAAGAAACCGTTGAAGAAATTCTAAAAGATTTGTATTACGGAGCAGCTAAGAAAATTCAAGAAGAAGCCTCTCGTTGGGCAGGAGTTGTAAGAAATGACTAA
- a CDS encoding acyl carrier protein: MAVFEKVQEIIVEELGKDASEVTLESTFDDLDADSLDLFQVISEIEDAFDIQIEAEDDLKTVGDLVAYVEEQTK; this comes from the coding sequence ATGGCAGTATTTGAAAAAGTACAAGAAATTATCGTTGAAGAACTTGGGAAAGACGCATCAGAAGTAACACTTGAATCAACTTTTGATGATTTGGATGCAGATTCATTGGACTTGTTCCAAGTAATCTCAGAAATCGAAGATGCTTTTGATATCCAAATCGAAGCAGAAGATGACTTGAAAACAGTTGGTGACTTGGTTGCCTACGTTGAAGAGCAAACAAAATAA
- a CDS encoding beta-ketoacyl-ACP synthase III: MAFAKISQVAHYVPEQVVTNHDLAQIMDTNDEWISSRTGIRQRHISRTESTSDLATEVAKKLMAKAEITGEELDFIILATITPDSMMPSTAARIQANIGANKAFAFDLTAACSGFVFALSTAEKFIASGRFQKGLVIGSETLSKAVDWSDRSTAVLFGDGAGGVLLEASEQEHFLAESLNSDGSRSECLTYGHSGLHSPFSNQENADSFLKMDGRAVFDFAIRDVAKSIKQTIEESPVEATDLDYLLLHQANDRILDKMARKIGVDRDKLPANMMEYGNTSAASIPILLSECVEQGLIRLDGSQTVLLSGFGGGLTWGTLILTI, translated from the coding sequence ATGGCTTTTGCAAAAATAAGCCAGGTTGCTCATTATGTGCCTGAGCAAGTGGTTACAAATCATGATTTGGCTCAGATTATGGATACCAATGATGAGTGGATTTCAAGTCGGACGGGAATACGACAAAGGCATATCTCAAGAACAGAATCTACTAGTGATTTGGCTACAGAGGTTGCTAAGAAACTGATGGCAAAAGCTGAAATCACAGGGGAGGAGTTGGATTTTATCATTCTAGCTACCATTACTCCTGATTCGATGATGCCCTCTACAGCTGCTCGTATCCAAGCTAATATTGGTGCTAATAAGGCCTTTGCTTTTGACCTAACAGCAGCTTGTAGTGGATTTGTATTTGCTCTTTCAACTGCTGAAAAGTTTATCGCTTCTGGTCGCTTTCAAAAAGGCTTGGTGATTGGTAGTGAAACCCTCTCTAAAGCAGTCGATTGGTCAGACCGATCAACAGCTGTTTTGTTTGGAGATGGTGCTGGTGGAGTCTTGCTAGAAGCTAGCGAGCAAGAGCATTTCTTGGCTGAGAGTCTCAATAGTGATGGAAGTCGCAGCGAGTGTCTGACCTATGGACATTCAGGTCTACATTCTCCATTTTCAAATCAAGAAAATGCAGATTCATTTTTGAAGATGGATGGACGCGCAGTCTTTGATTTTGCCATTCGAGATGTAGCTAAGTCTATCAAACAGACTATTGAAGAATCTCCTGTAGAGGCGACAGACTTGGATTATCTGCTACTTCATCAGGCTAATGACCGTATTTTAGATAAGATGGCTAGGAAAATCGGTGTCGACCGAGACAAACTTCCAGCCAATATGATGGAATATGGTAATACCAGTGCAGCCAGTATCCCGATTTTACTTTCAGAGTGTGTAGAACAAGGTCTCATCCGTTTAGATGGTAGTCAGACTGTTCTGCTATCAGGCTTCGGTGGAGGCTTGACCTGGGGCACGCTCATTCTTACAATTTAG
- a CDS encoding MarR family winged helix-turn-helix transcriptional regulator has translation MDYQRINEYLTSIFNNVLVIEEVSLRGSRFKDISIKEMHTIDVIGKFPDVTPSQVSKELMVTLGTVTTSLNNLERKGYIERIRSEHDRRVVHLHLTKKGRLVHRLHKRFHKAMVEKIIDGMSKQEMEVMSKGLTNLYQFLEDLR, from the coding sequence TTGGACTACCAACGAATTAATGAATATTTAACATCTATATTTAACAATGTCCTCGTTATTGAGGAAGTTAGCTTGAGGGGTAGTCGTTTCAAGGATATCTCCATCAAAGAAATGCATACGATTGATGTGATTGGGAAATTCCCAGACGTGACGCCAAGTCAAGTGTCAAAAGAGTTGATGGTGACTCTTGGGACAGTTACGACTAGTTTGAATAATCTCGAACGCAAGGGTTACATTGAACGCATTCGTTCAGAACATGATCGACGTGTAGTGCATCTGCATTTGACAAAGAAAGGTCGCTTGGTTCATAGGCTACATAAACGCTTCCATAAGGCCATGGTTGAAAAAATCATTGATGGTATGAGTAAGCAAGAAATGGAGGTTATGAGCAAAGGGTTGACCAATCTTTATCAATTTTTGGAGGATTTGAGATAA
- a CDS encoding enoyl-CoA hydratase, with translation MEHIIYQLEEDLAILTLNRPEVANGFHIPMCEEILEALTLAEEDLAVHFVLINANGKVFSVGGDLVEMKRAVDEDDIPSLTKIAELVNAISYKIKQIAKPVLMEVDGAVAGAAANMAVAADFCLATDKAKFIQAFVGVGLAPDAGGIHLLSRSIGVTRAAQLAMTGEALTAEKALEWGLVYRVSEADKLEKTREQLLKKLRRGSSNSYAAIKKLVWESQFKDWQDYATLELNLQESLAQTEDFKEGVRAHSERRRPKFTGK, from the coding sequence ATGGAACACATTATTTATCAGCTTGAAGAGGATTTGGCAATCCTTACCTTGAACCGTCCTGAGGTTGCAAATGGTTTTCATATTCCTATGTGTGAGGAGATTTTAGAAGCTCTGACTTTGGCAGAAGAGGATCTGGCTGTGCATTTTGTCTTAATCAATGCGAATGGCAAAGTTTTTTCAGTTGGGGGAGATTTAGTAGAGATGAAGCGGGCAGTGGATGAGGATGATATTCCATCATTGACAAAAATCGCAGAGTTGGTCAATGCTATTTCTTATAAAATCAAACAAATAGCCAAACCTGTTTTAATGGAAGTTGACGGTGCTGTTGCAGGTGCCGCAGCGAATATGGCTGTTGCGGCAGATTTCTGTCTTGCAACGGATAAGGCTAAGTTTATCCAAGCCTTTGTTGGCGTTGGCTTGGCTCCAGATGCAGGTGGGATTCATCTCTTGAGCCGCAGTATCGGTGTGACGCGTGCTGCTCAATTAGCTATGACAGGAGAGGCTTTGACCGCAGAAAAAGCTCTGGAGTGGGGGCTAGTTTACCGTGTTTCCGAAGCTGATAAACTTGAAAAGACGAGAGAACAGCTTCTTAAAAAATTAAGACGTGGTTCAAGTAATTCCTATGCTGCCATTAAGAAGTTGGTTTGGGAGAGCCAATTTAAAGACTGGCAGGATTACGCTACTTTAGAACTGAATCTACAGGAATCCTTAGCTCAAACAGAGGATTTCAAAGAGGGAGTTCGGGCTCATTCGGAGAGAAGACGGCCTAAATTTACAGGAAAATAA
- a CDS encoding aspartate kinase: MKVVKFGGSSLASASQLEKVLNIVKSDSERRFVVVSAPGKRNAEDTKVTDALIKYYRDYVAGNDISKSQNWIIDRYAAMVSELGLKPAVLEKISKSIRALATLPIDENEFLYDTFLAAGENNNAKLIAAYFNQNGIDARYVHPREAGIVVTSEPGHARIIPSSYDKIEELTNANEVLVIPGFFGVTKENQICTFSRGGSDITGSIIAAGVKADLYENFTDVDGIFAAHPGIIHQPHSIPELTYREMRELAYAGFSVLHDEALLPAYRGKIPLVIKNTNNPDHPGTRIVLKHSSDKFPVVGIAGDSGFVSINMSKYLMNREIGFGRKVLQILEDLNIGWEHMPTGIDDLSIILRSRELTPIKEEEILRQLVQKAEVDHAEIEHDLSIIMIVGEKMKSHIGVTATATRALSENKINIQMMSQGSSEVSIMFVVHKDQEKAAIKALYSAFFGESKED; this comes from the coding sequence ATGAAAGTTGTTAAATTTGGAGGTAGCTCTCTTGCCTCTGCTAGTCAATTAGAAAAAGTTTTAAACATCGTCAAAAGCGATTCAGAGCGTCGTTTTGTGGTCGTTTCTGCGCCTGGTAAACGCAATGCTGAAGATACTAAGGTTACGGATGCCTTGATTAAATACTACCGCGACTATGTTGCTGGTAACGATATTAGCAAGAGCCAAAACTGGATTATCGACCGCTATGCTGCTATGGTTAGTGAACTAGGACTAAAACCTGCTGTTTTAGAAAAAATCTCTAAAAGCATTCGCGCCTTAGCCACTCTTCCTATTGATGAAAATGAATTTCTCTACGACACTTTCCTAGCAGCCGGTGAAAATAACAATGCTAAATTGATTGCTGCCTACTTTAACCAAAATGGGATTGATGCACGCTATGTTCACCCTCGAGAAGCTGGTATTGTAGTCACAAGTGAACCTGGTCACGCTCGCATCATTCCATCAAGTTATGACAAGATTGAAGAATTGACAAACGCAAATGAAGTCCTTGTCATTCCTGGTTTCTTTGGAGTTACCAAGGAAAATCAAATCTGTACCTTCTCACGTGGAGGATCAGACATTACAGGTTCTATCATTGCTGCCGGTGTTAAGGCAGACCTCTATGAAAACTTTACAGACGTTGATGGTATCTTTGCAGCCCACCCTGGTATTATTCACCAACCACACTCAATCCCTGAGTTAACCTACCGTGAAATGCGTGAGTTAGCCTATGCAGGCTTCTCAGTCCTTCATGACGAAGCGCTTCTTCCTGCCTACCGTGGAAAAATCCCTCTCGTTATCAAGAATACCAACAACCCTGATCATCCAGGTACTCGTATCGTTCTAAAACATAGTAGTGACAAGTTCCCCGTTGTGGGAATTGCCGGTGACTCTGGTTTTGTCAGCATCAATATGTCTAAATACCTCATGAACCGCGAGATTGGATTTGGTCGCAAGGTTCTGCAAATCCTTGAAGACCTCAACATCGGTTGGGAACATATGCCAACTGGTATCGACGATCTTTCGATTATCCTCCGTTCTCGCGAACTAACTCCTATCAAGGAAGAAGAAATCCTTCGTCAGTTGGTTCAAAAGGCTGAAGTAGACCATGCAGAAATCGAACACGACCTTTCAATCATTATGATTGTTGGTGAAAAGATGAAGAGTCATATCGGAGTAACTGCTACTGCAACACGCGCTCTGTCTGAAAATAAAATTAACATCCAGATGATGTCTCAAGGTTCTAGTGAGGTTTCTATCATGTTTGTTGTTCATAAAGACCAAGAAAAAGCAGCTATTAAAGCCCTCTACAGTGCCTTTTTCGGTGAAAGCAAGGAAGACTAG
- a CDS encoding DUF956 family protein, with the protein MAQSLNKTVLLNTTGTSYLSIAGKVGKFLIGDQALEFYPDVNVEQFIQIPWSHINQIGANVTGRKISRHFEVFTDQGKFLFASKDSGAILKIAREKLGNDKVVKLPTLIQTISQKFKNLFAKK; encoded by the coding sequence ATGGCTCAATCTCTTAACAAAACAGTGCTTCTCAATACAACAGGCACCTCCTACCTCTCTATAGCTGGGAAAGTTGGGAAATTCCTTATCGGAGATCAGGCTCTGGAATTTTACCCAGATGTTAATGTTGAACAATTTATCCAGATTCCCTGGAGCCATATCAACCAAATTGGAGCTAATGTTACTGGTCGCAAAATCAGTCGCCACTTCGAAGTCTTTACTGATCAGGGAAAATTCCTCTTCGCTTCAAAAGATTCAGGTGCCATTCTTAAAATTGCTCGCGAAAAACTAGGCAATGACAAGGTTGTCAAACTTCCTACCCTGATTCAGACAATTAGTCAAAAATTTAAAAATCTATTTGCAAAAAAGTAG
- the serS gene encoding serine--tRNA ligase yields the protein MLDIKRIRTDFDAVAEKLATRGVDAAILNEMKEIDAKRRDILVKVETLKAERNTVSAEIAQAKRNKENADDKIAAMQTLSAEVKALDAELAEIDAKLTEFTTTLPNIPADSVPVGADEDDNVEVRRWGSPREFDFEPKAHWDLGEDLGILDWERGGKVTGARFLFYKGLGARLERAIYNFMLDEHGKEGYTEVITPYMVNHDSMFGTGQYPKFKEDTFELSDSNYVLIPTAEVPLTNYYRDEILDGKDLPIYFTAMSPSFRSEAGSAGRDTRGLIRLHQFHKVEMVKFAKPEESYEELEKMTANAENILQKLNLPYRVVALSTGDMGFSAAKTYDLEVWIPAQNTYREISSCSNTEDFQARRAQIRYRDEADGKVKLLHTLNGSGLAVGRTVAAILENYQNADGSVTIPEALRPYMGGAEVIKP from the coding sequence ATGTTAGATATCAAACGTATTCGTACAGATTTTGATGCTGTCGCAGAAAAATTAGCTACACGTGGTGTAGATGCTGCTATCTTAAACGAGATGAAAGAAATCGATGCTAAACGTCGTGACATCTTGGTCAAGGTTGAAACTCTCAAGGCAGAACGTAACACAGTTTCTGCTGAGATTGCTCAAGCTAAACGAAACAAGGAAAATGCAGATGACAAGATTGCTGCCATGCAAACCCTATCTGCTGAGGTCAAAGCCTTGGATGCTGAATTGGCAGAAATCGATGCTAAATTGACAGAATTTACCACTACTCTTCCAAACATCCCTGCTGACAGCGTTCCTGTTGGGGCTGACGAAGACGACAATGTGGAAGTTCGCCGTTGGGGTAGTCCACGCGAATTTGACTTCGAACCAAAAGCTCACTGGGATCTTGGTGAAGACCTTGGTATCCTTGACTGGGAACGCGGTGGTAAGGTGACGGGCGCTCGCTTCCTCTTCTATAAAGGCCTCGGCGCTCGTTTGGAACGTGCTATCTACAACTTTATGTTGGATGAGCATGGTAAAGAAGGCTATACTGAAGTCATCACACCTTACATGGTTAACCATGACTCTATGTTTGGTACTGGTCAATATCCAAAATTCAAGGAAGATACTTTTGAACTCAGTGACAGCAATTACGTCCTTATTCCTACAGCTGAAGTTCCTCTAACAAACTACTACCGCGATGAAATCCTTGATGGGAAAGACCTACCAATCTACTTCACTGCTATGAGTCCTTCATTCCGTTCTGAGGCTGGTTCAGCTGGTCGTGATACTCGTGGCTTGATTCGTCTGCACCAATTCCACAAGGTTGAAATGGTTAAATTTGCCAAGCCAGAAGAATCTTACGAAGAATTGGAAAAAATGACAGCCAACGCTGAAAATATCCTTCAAAAACTGAACCTTCCATACCGTGTCGTTGCGCTCTCTACAGGAGATATGGGCTTCTCAGCTGCGAAGACTTACGACTTGGAAGTTTGGATTCCAGCGCAAAATACCTACCGTGAAATTTCAAGCTGTTCAAACACAGAAGATTTCCAAGCCCGTCGTGCCCAAATCCGTTACCGTGATGAAGCAGATGGCAAGGTTAAATTGCTCCACACCTTGAACGGTTCTGGACTTGCAGTTGGACGTACAGTGGCTGCTATTCTTGAAAACTACCAAAATGCAGATGGTTCTGTAACCATTCCAGAAGCACTTCGTCCATATATGGGTGGCGCTGAAGTTATCAAACCATAA